A stretch of Desulfobacter hydrogenophilus DNA encodes these proteins:
- a CDS encoding flavin monoamine oxidase family protein, producing MKKVDTIIVGAGLSGMACAARLVAQNRSVIVLEARSRIGGRILCPAHQNFFADLGPSWFWPMVNPEVSALVQDLGLKSYPQFEQGLALFETKAGDIQTVSGCPMEPPAFRLEGGMMALIKGLFAQIGAQIIRLDHPVCEIRHLDNGCRVTVGHLDQPPRCTLSASNVILALPPRLAARSILFTPDLSYDLTQAMLKASTWMAGHAKFFALYDQASWRMMGLSGQAFSQRGPLGEIHDGSGAGDSPYGLTGFAGIPALRRKDEKTMSRAILDQLAQLFGPDAALPLALYYKDWSRESFTATEYDKKSCHNHPEFYPPGGKTSIWNNTLHFAGTETAGQFGGYLEGALVSARRAADAVSIN from the coding sequence AGTTGATACAATAATTGTCGGAGCGGGACTAAGCGGCATGGCCTGTGCCGCCCGGCTTGTGGCGCAAAATAGATCCGTGATTGTTCTGGAAGCCAGATCCAGGATCGGGGGCAGAATTTTATGCCCGGCACATCAAAATTTCTTTGCAGATTTAGGTCCCTCCTGGTTCTGGCCCATGGTCAACCCGGAAGTATCCGCCCTGGTACAGGATCTGGGATTAAAAAGCTATCCCCAGTTCGAACAGGGTCTTGCATTGTTTGAAACCAAAGCAGGCGATATCCAGACCGTATCCGGCTGCCCCATGGAACCGCCGGCCTTCCGCCTTGAGGGCGGCATGATGGCCCTTATCAAAGGACTGTTTGCGCAAATTGGGGCACAGATCATCCGCCTGGACCACCCGGTCTGTGAAATCCGGCATCTGGACAATGGGTGTCGGGTCACGGTGGGGCACCTTGACCAGCCGCCCAGGTGTACACTGTCCGCTTCAAATGTCATTCTTGCCCTGCCCCCCAGGCTTGCGGCCCGGTCTATTCTATTTACCCCGGACCTTTCCTATGACCTAACCCAGGCCATGCTGAAGGCATCCACCTGGATGGCCGGACATGCTAAATTTTTTGCCCTGTATGACCAGGCATCCTGGCGCATGATGGGGCTTTCCGGCCAAGCGTTCAGTCAGCGCGGCCCTCTTGGGGAGATCCATGACGGATCCGGTGCCGGTGATAGTCCCTATGGGCTGACAGGCTTTGCAGGTATTCCTGCCCTGAGAAGGAAGGACGAAAAAACCATGTCCCGAGCCATCCTTGACCAGCTTGCGCAGCTTTTCGGACCCGATGCGGCACTGCCCCTGGCCCTTTATTACAAAGACTGGTCCAGGGAATCGTTTACGGCCACGGAATACGACAAAAAGTCCTGCCACAACCATCCTGAATTTTACCCGCCAGGCGGAAAAACAAGTATCTGGAACAACACACTTCACTTTGCAGGTACCGAAACCGCAGGCCAATTCGGCGGCTACCTTGAAGGGGCACTTGTCAGCGCCCGGCGGGCGGCTGATGCGGTGTCAATCAATTAA
- a CDS encoding YbjQ family protein, whose translation MEQLIFFIILIMLGYFFGRRAESKHYRSIEAREEFWITRPASTYKTVSQSGRTIRKSELVSGNVVISVDYFKRIAAGLRNLFGGEVRVYETLVDRARREALLRLHESCSDADEIINIRLETSSIYKGKRKQVGSVEVLAFGTAVYFEES comes from the coding sequence ATGGAACAGCTGATATTTTTTATCATTTTGATCATGCTGGGCTATTTTTTCGGACGCAGGGCTGAATCAAAGCATTACCGGTCCATTGAAGCGCGGGAAGAATTCTGGATAACCCGGCCGGCCAGCACATACAAAACGGTTAGCCAGTCAGGGCGCACCATTCGGAAAAGCGAACTGGTCTCCGGCAATGTGGTCATCTCCGTGGATTATTTCAAACGCATTGCAGCAGGCCTGCGCAATCTTTTCGGCGGTGAGGTCCGCGTGTATGAAACGCTGGTGGACCGGGCCCGGCGTGAGGCGTTGCTGCGGCTGCATGAATCCTGCAGCGACGCAGACGAAATCATAAATATACGCCTGGAAACCTCATCCATTTACAAGGGCAAAAGAAAACAGGTGGGGTCTGTGGAGGTCCTGGCTTTTGGTACCGCTGTTTATTTTGAAGAAAGCTAA
- a CDS encoding YbjQ family protein, with translation MLMTNTEEIPGKRTTAFHGVVSGSTVRAKHVGRDLMASFKNIFGGELKGYTELLQESREQAIERMISQAEQMGANAVVNLRFSTSSVAAGAAELYVYGTAVTVE, from the coding sequence ATGCTGATGACAAACACCGAAGAAATACCAGGAAAAAGAACAACGGCATTCCATGGCGTGGTGTCGGGCAGTACGGTGCGGGCCAAACATGTGGGCCGTGACCTGATGGCATCATTTAAAAACATTTTTGGCGGGGAGCTTAAGGGGTATACCGAGCTTTTGCAGGAATCCCGGGAACAGGCCATCGAACGGATGATTTCCCAGGCCGAGCAAATGGGGGCCAACGCCGTTGTCAATCTCCGCTTTTCAACTTCGTCCGTGGCTGCAGGGGCGGCCGAACTTTACGTTTACGGCACTGCCGTTACAGTGGAGTAG
- a CDS encoding M48 family metallopeptidase: protein MDYKPTRPENNDNISRDSPVKEALVLLSGVIAFFLVAYCILGFMVDWAVARISPKMEAAIFSGFQVPPGIGPTEDLSCQKSFQRLTDGLRKCCDIDYPVKIIVIHSDTANALALAGGSIVIFSGIFDVVRSENGIAFVLAHELGHFKHRDHLRGMGRGIVLTALSALLTGSGSSITQLTAPGVHLTQARYSRQREAMADAQALETLVCYYGHAGGATEFFQAMGSAHDPGRLMPYFASHPECESRIAALKKAVQDQLFDIRAVTPLPAVFN, encoded by the coding sequence ATGGATTATAAGCCGACGCGGCCCGAAAACAACGACAATATTTCCCGGGACAGCCCGGTCAAAGAGGCATTGGTGCTGTTGTCCGGTGTGATTGCCTTTTTCCTTGTTGCCTATTGTATACTCGGATTTATGGTGGACTGGGCCGTCGCCCGGATTTCGCCTAAAATGGAAGCTGCTATTTTTTCCGGATTTCAGGTCCCCCCGGGCATAGGCCCCACGGAAGATCTGTCCTGCCAGAAATCGTTCCAGCGCCTTACAGACGGTTTACGAAAATGCTGTGATATCGATTATCCTGTGAAAATTATCGTCATTCACTCGGATACAGCCAATGCCCTGGCTCTTGCCGGAGGTTCCATTGTGATTTTTTCAGGGATTTTTGACGTGGTCCGTTCGGAAAACGGCATTGCCTTTGTGCTGGCCCACGAACTGGGACATTTCAAACATCGTGATCATCTCCGGGGCATGGGCCGCGGCATTGTACTCACGGCACTGTCTGCCCTTTTAACAGGATCCGGTTCAAGTATCACCCAACTGACGGCACCGGGTGTCCACCTGACCCAGGCCCGGTATTCCCGGCAACGGGAAGCCATGGCCGACGCCCAGGCCCTGGAAACTCTGGTCTGTTACTATGGTCATGCCGGAGGCGCCACTGAATTTTTCCAAGCCATGGGGTCAGCGCATGATCCGGGGCGGCTCATGCCGTATTTTGCTTCCCATCCCGAGTGCGAGTCCCGCATTGCCGCACTTAAAAAAGCGGTTCAAGACCAGCTTTTTGACATCCGGGCGGTAACGCCTTTGCCGGCGGTGTTTAATTAA